CAGCTCTACCAGCGTCAGCCCCTGCACATTGCGCAGCAGCCGCAGCGGCTTGTCACCCACCCCGAGCATCCGCAGCGAATGGCAGGTCGGATGATAGGTGACCCGGTGCGGGTAGTAGGCGCCGACGTCGTCGATTCCGAGAACGTCGATCAGCAGTTCGGACAGCTCGTAGGTCTTGGCGGCCAGTTGTTCGGCACGGATGGCCAGTCCTTCGTCACCGGCTCGGCGGGCCACCATCGCGTGCTGGTGGCGGACCGAGCCCACGCATGAGCCCGACGGCGCGACGACGGCGTCGCAGTTCGCGGATTCGAAGGCCTCGACATGGTTGCGCACCAGTGCGGTGGCTTCCTTGAGATATCCGGTGTTGACATGCATTTGGCCGCAACAAGTCTGACTTTCCGGGAACTCCACCCGATGGCCGAGGCGCTCGAGCAACTGCACCGTGGCGATCGCCGCGGGCGGAAACATCGCATCCGCCAAGCAGGTCGCGAACAGGGCGATTCGCATGCACACTCCTAAACCGTGACGTCTCCACAATATGCCGGGAATCCGAAACCGCAGACCGGTGTTGTTCGGCGTGGCCGCGCAACGCGGTCGCAGAGTGAAAGGCCAGTATGTCGGCAACGGGCGAGGCTGGACCTGCGGTCCGCGAGGTCAAGCGTCCACACGACACCACGATCCGGTACACCGTCAACGGTCCGGCTGACGGGCCGACGCTCGCCTTCGTCCACGGATGGGGTTGTGACAGAGGAGATTTCGAGGGCCTTACCCGACATCTGCCGCAGCGGTATCGCGTCATCGCGGTCGATCTGGCCGAACACGGCGAATCGCGGTCGGCGCGGGAGGTCTGGACCATCGAGGAGTTCGCCCGTGACGTCGCGGCAGTCCTGACCGCCGAGACTGCGCGAAGCGTCGTGGTGGTCGGGCACTCGCTCGGCGGTGCGGTAGCGGTCGAAACCGCACGCATGTCGCCCGACACGGTTTCGCATGTCGTTGCGTTGGATGGTCTGCACTACCTGTCGCTGTACCCGGCCCAGGACGAACGGCAGGCCCGGGCGGTACTGCAACCCTTCTACGACGACTTCGATGCGGCGACGTGGGGCATGGTCAAGGGAGGATCGCCCGAGGGCACCGATCCGGT
The window above is part of the Mycolicibacterium fortuitum subsp. fortuitum genome. Proteins encoded here:
- a CDS encoding (Fe-S)-binding protein codes for the protein MRIALFATCLADAMFPPAAIATVQLLERLGHRVEFPESQTCCGQMHVNTGYLKEATALVRNHVEAFESANCDAVVAPSGSCVGSVRHQHAMVARRAGDEGLAIRAEQLAAKTYELSELLIDVLGIDDVGAYYPHRVTYHPTCHSLRMLGVGDKPLRLLRNVQGLTLVELPEAESCCGFGGTFAIKNSDTSTAMLADKMAHIAETDAEVCSAGDSSCLMHIGGGLSRLRSGVRTVHLAEILAAT
- a CDS encoding alpha/beta fold hydrolase translates to MSATGEAGPAVREVKRPHDTTIRYTVNGPADGPTLAFVHGWGCDRGDFEGLTRHLPQRYRVIAVDLAEHGESRSAREVWTIEEFARDVAAVLTAETARSVVVVGHSLGGAVAVETARMSPDTVSHVVALDGLHYLSLYPAQDERQARAVLQPFYDDFDAATWGMVKGGSPEGTDPVRTHTYFTKMAAVRQPAGLRAIEGLVDWDMDAALREVRGPVTLFAVRSLLTREATERYGDRIDIVPVDLGSHHFHVESPEGTAELLIQVTQPSVDR